In Natronococcus sp. AD-5, the genomic window CGGAAACGGTATCCATAACAGTCTCCTCCCCCTATCGACTGCCGAATGAACCGCCGTTCGTTTCTTACGCTGGTTGCCGGAGTCGGCACGTCGTCGGCGCTCGCAGGCTGTGCGGCGCTGTTCGACGCCTCGATTCCCGGCGAACTCGAGGACGTCGAGCCCGACGCCGACCAGCTCCCGACGCCGACGGTCGGCGGGGGCGACGTCGCTATCGACGTCTACGAGGACTTCGCCTGTCCCTCCTGTCAGGAGTTCGAGGCCGACGCGTTCCCCGAACTCGAGCAGCGGCTCCTCGAACCGGGCGAGGCGACGTATCGACACTACGACTTCCCGCTGCCGGTCGAAGACGAGTCGGTTCCGATGGCGAACGCCGCTCGAACGGTCCAGGCCGCGACGGGTACCGACGACGAGCCGAGCGGCCGGTTTTTCAAATACAAGCGGGCGGTGATGAACGCGGACGACTGGAGCGACGAGCGTCTGGCGGACATCGGGGAAGCCGAGATCGGCATCGACCGGAACATCGTCCTCGACGGGCTCGAGGAGGGAACCTACTATCCGACGCTCGCCGCCGACTGGAACCGGGGCGACGAGCACGGCGTCGACCGCACGCCGACCGTGCTGGTCGACGGCGAGGAAGTCGACGATCCCCTCGACGTCGACGAGATCGTCTCGGCCGTCGAAAACGCCGCGTAACGCTACTTCGAGAGCGGCGTCAGTTACTCCGGCCCGCACGCCGACTCCACCCTCAGTTCGTCACTCGCCGTCTCCGCGAGCCGAGTCGATCCGCTCGAACTGCTCGTCGCTGAGGTCGAGTTCGACGGCGCCGACGTTCTCCTCGAGCTGGTCGGTCGTTCGCGCGCCGACGATCGGCACGCAGGTAAAGCGGTCTTGGTCCATGAGCCAGCGGAGGGACACCTGCGCCGGCGACGCGTCGACCTCGTCGGCGACGGACTCGACCGCCTCGAGGACGTCCCAGGCCCTGTCGGTCGCGTACCGATCCTCGAACACGTCGTCGAAGTCGCCCCGTGAACCGTCCGGCGCCTCGACCGACCCGTCCTCGGCGCGGTCGTACTTGCCGGTCAGGAAGCCCCCGGCCAGCGGCGAGTACGGACAGACGGCGAGGTCCTGGTCGGCGCAGACGTCGAGGTAGTCGCCGACGGCGTCGTAGTGGGCGGCGTTGACCATCGGCTGGGTGACGTCGAACCGCTCGAGTCCCTCGACGTCGCTGGTCCAGAGCGCCTTGGTGAGCTTCCAGGCGGCCATCGTGGAGGCGCCGAGGTAGTGGACTTTCCCCTCGCGGACGAGGTCGGTCAGGACCGACATGGTCTCCTCGATCGGGGTATCGTCGTCCCAGCGGTGGATGTAGTACAGGTCGAGGTAGTCGGTGCCGAGTCGCTCGAGGGTGCCTTCGATCTGGGCGCGGATGTGCTTCCGTCCGAGTCCCGAATCGTTCGGTCCGGGCTCGCCCCAGCCGTCGAAGGGGAAGTAGACCTTCGAGGCGATGACGAAGTCCTCGCGGTCGTGGTCTTCGAGCCACTCGCCGATCCACTCCTCGCTGGTGCCGTCGGGGTTGCCGTAGACGTTGGCGGTGTCGATGAAGTTGATGCCGCGGTCCCGGCAGGCGTCGAGCAGTTCGTGGGCCTCCTCGCGGTCGGTCTCGTTCTCGAGGTCGCCGGTCTCGCGTCCGAATCGCCAGGTGCCGAAACAGAGCTTCGAAACCGTCGTGCCGGTGTTTCCGAGCGTGGTGTACTCCATGCTCGGAGGTTTACCCGCGAGCGACAAAACGGATTGGGCTGCGGCGAACGACTCGAGGTGCGTCGCGGTCACAGATCGGGCGGCCGGTCCGAATCAACCGCTTCCGACCGCGCCACGAGGGCTCGTTCGGAACGGTTATCGATCGAACGACGGCAGCACTTCCTCCTCGTAGAACTCGATCGCCGCATCCTGCTCGGGGCCGATCTGGTGGACGTAGACGTGATCGTGTCCGGCGTCGAGGGCCTGTTCGATGCTGTCGATGTGGTCCTGCGGATCCGGACTGGTCGTGGTGCCGGACTCCGCGATGTCCTCCTTTTCGACCATCTGGGCGGCCTGCTCGAAGTGTGCCGGCGTCGGGAGCTCCTGGCCGAGTTCGCCGGGAATCGAGCCGTTGGGCCAGTACTCGTGGATCGTGTCGATCGCCTCCTCCTCGCTGTCGGCGTAGCAGAGGTGGAGCTGAGTGTACTTCGGGCCCTCGCCGCCGGCGTCCTCGTAGGCCTCGACCGGCTTCTCCTTCGGCCCGGAACACCAGAGCCCGTCGGCGTTTTCGGCGGTCCACTCGGCCGTCTGCGGGCCGAAGGCGCTCGCGATCGTCGTGGGCTGCTCGTCGGGGACGGTGTAGAGTCGCGCGTTCTCGACCGTGTAGTGCTCGCCGCGGTGACTCGTCGTCTGGCCGGTCCAGAGCTTCCGCATGACGTCCATCGCTTCGTCCAGCATCTCGAGGCGAACGTCGTGTTCTGGCCAGCGCTCGCCGGTGACGTGTTCGTTTAAGTTCTCGCCGGTGCCGACGCCGAAGGTGAACCGGTCGCCGAACATCTCGTCGACCGTCGCGACGGCGTGGGCGACGTTGACCGGGTGGATTCGGATCGTCGGACAGGTGACGCCGACGCCGACCTCGATCTCGTCGGTCGCGTTAGCGATGCCGCCGAGCGTCGACCAGACGAACGGCGACTCTCCCTGCTGGGAGACCCACGGGTGGAAGTGGTCCGAGATCGAGAGAAAGTCGAAGCCCGCCTCCTCCGCTCGCTCGGCGATGGCGACGAGTTCGTTCGGTCCGTGCTCCTCGCTCGAGAGCGTGTATCCGAGTTGTGCCATTGCCGCGGTGCTACCACAAACGGCCGTCTAACGGTTGGCCCTGCGAGAGCAAGAGAACGCC contains:
- a CDS encoding TIGR03557 family F420-dependent LLM class oxidoreductase; its protein translation is MAQLGYTLSSEEHGPNELVAIAERAEEAGFDFLSISDHFHPWVSQQGESPFVWSTLGGIANATDEIEVGVGVTCPTIRIHPVNVAHAVATVDEMFGDRFTFGVGTGENLNEHVTGERWPEHDVRLEMLDEAMDVMRKLWTGQTTSHRGEHYTVENARLYTVPDEQPTTIASAFGPQTAEWTAENADGLWCSGPKEKPVEAYEDAGGEGPKYTQLHLCYADSEEEAIDTIHEYWPNGSIPGELGQELPTPAHFEQAAQMVEKEDIAESGTTTSPDPQDHIDSIEQALDAGHDHVYVHQIGPEQDAAIEFYEEEVLPSFDR
- a CDS encoding aldo/keto reductase, with the translated sequence MEYTTLGNTGTTVSKLCFGTWRFGRETGDLENETDREEAHELLDACRDRGINFIDTANVYGNPDGTSEEWIGEWLEDHDREDFVIASKVYFPFDGWGEPGPNDSGLGRKHIRAQIEGTLERLGTDYLDLYYIHRWDDDTPIEETMSVLTDLVREGKVHYLGASTMAAWKLTKALWTSDVEGLERFDVTQPMVNAAHYDAVGDYLDVCADQDLAVCPYSPLAGGFLTGKYDRAEDGSVEAPDGSRGDFDDVFEDRYATDRAWDVLEAVESVADEVDASPAQVSLRWLMDQDRFTCVPIVGARTTDQLEENVGAVELDLSDEQFERIDSARGDGE
- a CDS encoding DsbA family protein, which encodes MNRRSFLTLVAGVGTSSALAGCAALFDASIPGELEDVEPDADQLPTPTVGGGDVAIDVYEDFACPSCQEFEADAFPELEQRLLEPGEATYRHYDFPLPVEDESVPMANAARTVQAATGTDDEPSGRFFKYKRAVMNADDWSDERLADIGEAEIGIDRNIVLDGLEEGTYYPTLAADWNRGDEHGVDRTPTVLVDGEEVDDPLDVDEIVSAVENAA